CCGGGCGGCGTTAGACGTCGCTGTGAAGGTGATGTATAATCCCTACAATTCAACGGGGATCGGAGAAGGGGCATGAACATCCTGAACCGTCTGTTGGCCATTGGCGTGTTGTTACTGATCCTGGGCGTCGGCGTGCTGGTGGGAGCGTTGCCGTTTCAGAGCCTGGCAGCCATCCAGCAGGCCGTGACCTGGCTGATGGCCGTGCTGTATCAGGCGAAAGAGGCGAGCCCCGTGTTCTTCGTCCTGGGCCAGGTGGCGTGGGTCGTGCTGATCCTCCTCGTGCCCGGCCTGCTGTTGTGGCTGGAGGTCCGCCGTCCCCGGCCGAGAGCAGCTCAGGTCGCCATGGAGGGGATGGCACAGGCTCGCGTGACCACCGATTCCGTGGCCCAGCGGTTGAACTGGCATCTGAGCCAGCTGGCCGACGTGCTCAGCGTCCGACCGAGCGTGCATACCAACGGACGGCGGATCGATGTGATGGTCGAGATCGAGACCGCCCCTGAAATCGAAGTGCCCATGAAGACGGAGGAGGTCGTCGAGGTAACCCGGGAGGTGGTGGAGGACCGCATGGGGCTGCACCTGGGTAGGTTGGACGTGCGGATCCGCCATGCTCCCTTCCAGGAGGCATAAGCGGTGGAGCCGACGATGATCCTCTCGCGCCTCGTCCTCCCCCGCGCAGGAGCTGGTGACATCTGCCGCGTGGCAGCCAGATCTTTCGGAGCTATGCGGCTTCACGAATTGCGCGATTAGAGGATAACATGGATCAGGGCGTTAGCGGGCCAGCGTGACGATCAGAACGCCCTCCTCCAGGCGGACCGACTGCACGGTGAAGTTGGTATACAGATTTTCCAGCAGCGCGTCGATGCTCTCGTCCAGCGTGGACAGGATCGACTTCGGCATGGGAAGCGGGCCGAGGGCACCTTTCACCAGATCGATTTGCAGTTTGTCATCCTCGACGCGAGCGGTGAGCACCAACAACACCTGCGGGTTCATCGGGACCTGAGGGATATCCAGTCGGCCCTCGATGTAGGCGACGCCGGGGTCAAACCACACCTTCGGCTCACGCACGGGCACGTTCTTGTCCGCCATCAGCCGCAGGTTGAGGAACGACGTCAGCTCATCCTCCGTGATGCGCAACTCGACCTGATCGGCCTGCCCGGCTTCCTGCCACGCCTCCTTCCAGCGTGCAAGCAGGGCATCGGCCTCCTCCTCCGAGATATGGAGGGAGCGGTCGGGCGGGTGTGGAGCCAGCCCGAATCCGCCGCACAGGCCGCACCCAAGCAAGAGCAACCACAGCGGGATCAGAAGCACCAGGAACACACGACGGCGCTGTCGTTTGTGGGACATGGACGTTCCTCCAGCATAGGATAGCCCTCGGTCATTCCCCCAGGCTATGGCAGGATTATATCACGGCCGGATAGACCACCGCTCCACTATGGAGCGCCGCAATGCCTACAATCCTCCCGCGAATCGCGGGAGGGAGGGACGGAGCCAGATCTGCACCGCCCTTGTAGACATGTCACGATCTTAGCAGGTGACACGATGGGTGAAACAGGACAGCCTACAGAACGAGAGGAGCTCGATCTGGTCGCGCTGGTGGAGAGCCTGCTCTTCGTGGCCGACGAGCCGGTCCCGCTCGCCCGTCTGGCCGACGCGTTGGAGGCATCCCCGGAGGAGATCGAGGATGCCCTGCACGCGTTGGAGGAATCCTGCCACCACCGCGGCGTGCGCATCCAGCGCAAGGGCGAGCGGGTGCAGATGGTCACCGCACCGGAGGCCGCCCCCTACATCGAGCGATTCCTGGGGCTGGACCTGACCACGCGGCTGTCCCCCGCCGCGCTGGAGGTGCTGGCGATCATCGCATATCGGCAGCCCATCACCCGGGCGCAGATCGAGGCCATCCGCGGCGTGAGCTGTGACTCATCGCTGCGCACGCTGGTCAGCCGGGGGCTGGTTGAGGAGGTGGGACGGCTGGAGCAGGCGGGTCGTCCCATCCTGTACGGGACCACCTTTCAGTTCCTGCAGTACTTTGGCCTGAAAAGCCTGGACGATCTGCCGCCTCTGGAGGACGGGGGGGAGCCACAGGGAGCCCATCTCCTCGCCGGCCGCGAGGACGGCAGCAGCACTGCGGACGCATAGAGCGTCAGACACGAGGATCGGAGTTTCAACGGACCGAGGAGGTTGGTTGGTGAAAGAGTTGACGGCCAGAGCACTGGACCTGGCACAACGCCGTGGGGCCACATACGCGGATATCCGAATCGTCCATACCCGAGATCAACGGATCGTCGTCAAAGATGGCCAGGTAGCCTCCCTGACCGAGCAGACGGATCGCGGTTTCGGCGTGCGGGTCCTGGTGGACGGCGCATGGGGATTCGCCAGCTCGGCGGATCTGACCGCCGATGAGGTGGATCGGGTGACGGCCCAGGCGATCGAGATCGCCCAGGCCAGCGGGCGGGTGCGGGAGCGCCCGGTTGAACTGGGCCCCCCGGAGGTGCACACCGGCCGCTATGAGACGCCCGTGGCGATCGATCCCTTTGCCATCTCCCTGGAGCAGAAGATCGACCTGCTGCTTCGCGCCGACGCCGAGATGCGCCGCGCTCCCCAGGTCCGGGTATCCACCGCCAGCCTGGAGTTCATCCGCATCGAGAAGGTCTTCGCCAGCACGGAGGGCAGTTACCTGGAGCAGGTGATCATCGAAAGCGGCGGCGGCATGGAATGTCACGCGGTAGGCGAGCATGAGACGCAGAAGCGCTCCTATCCCAACTCCTTCGGGCGCCATCAGGTCACCGGCGGCTGGGAGGCCATCCAGGCCATGGATCTGATCGCGCACGGCGCCCGCCTGGGGGAGGAGGCGACGGCGCTCCTGACGGCCCCGCCATGCCCGGATGGGGTGACCACGCTGATCCTGGGTCCCACGCAGCTGGCGCTGCAGATCCACGAATCGTGCGGACACCCCATCGAGCTGGATCGGGTGCTGGGCACGGAGGCCGCGTTCGCGGGCACCAGCTTCCTGACGATGGACAAGCTGGGGCACTTCCGGTACGGGTCGGAGGTGGTGAACATCACCGCCGACGCCACCACGCCGGGCGGCCTGGGAACCTTCGGCTGGGACGACGAGGGCGTGCCAGCCCAGCGCGTGCCCATCGTACGGGATGGGATCTTCGTGGGATATCTGACCAGCCGGGAGACGGCCGCACGTCTGGGACAGCGCTCCAGCGGGGCCATGCGGGCCAGCGGATGGAACCGCATCCCCATCATCCGCATGACGAACATCAACCTGGAGCCGGGGACGTGGAGCTTTGAGGATCTCCTGGCCGACACGGACCACGGGATCTACATGGAGATGAACAAGAGCTGGAGTATCGACGATAAACGCTTGAACTTCCAGTTCGGCACCGAGGTGGCATACGAGGTCAAGGGCGGGAAGCTGGGGCAGCTCTACCGGAACGCCCTCTACACCGGGATCACGCCCCAGTTCTGGGGAAGCTGCGACGCCATCTGCAATGTCGATCACTGGAACGTGTGGGGAACCCCCAATTGCGGCAAGGGGCAGCCGATGCAGATAGCCCATGTCGGACACGGAGCTGCACCCGCCCGCTTTCGGAATATCCAAGTCGGCCACGTGAAGGCTTGAGCCGGAAGGGGCCGACTCATCAGCGCATACAACCGGGGGAGGGATCTTGTTATGGAAAATCTGTGGGTGATTCGCCGACGTAAAAAGATGACGGTGTCCGCCTTGGCGGCTCGATCTGGGGTACCGGCCGATCTCATCCGCGCGTACGAGCGCGGTCAGAAGACGATACCCACCGATCATCTGGAGCGGTTCGCACGGGCGCTGTACGTGGATCCGTGGGACATCAACCCCGTATCCGACGCTCCCCCACCGCCGGTGCGTCGACCGCCTCGACGGCAGGAGGCTCCCGCGGCCGAGCGCGCCGCTCAACCGAAGCCATCGAAACCCAAGCCGAAGCCCAAGCCCAAACCGCAACCCGCTCCCGCCTTTCGGCCGGCGCGCCCGAGCCAGATCGAGCACCTGCGCGGGCTCTTGAAGCATCTGGGGCGAACGGAAGAGGAGCTGGTCGAGGAGATCGGGAAGAAGCTGGAGGACCTGTCCAAGCGTGAGGCGTCCGCCCTGCTGGCCCGCCTTCAGAAAGAGGTGAAGACCCAGGAGCGCAAGACCCCTAAGGGGAAGCGACGGCGCCCCTATCTGCCGGAATCCGTCGACGAGTTCGAACTGCGTTACCTGACCGCCCGTCAGCAGTCGCAGGACGAGATGAGCTTCCACCTGTTCGACGGCAGCGAGGTGCGCGGCCGGGTGGTCGGCTTCGGGCCGTATTCCATCACCGTGGGACAGGCGGATGGGACCGAGATCACCCTGAACAAGCTGGCCATCGCCTACTA
The sequence above is a segment of the Chloroflexota bacterium genome. Coding sequences within it:
- the scpB gene encoding SMC-Scp complex subunit ScpB translates to MGETGQPTEREELDLVALVESLLFVADEPVPLARLADALEASPEEIEDALHALEESCHHRGVRIQRKGERVQMVTAPEAAPYIERFLGLDLTTRLSPAALEVLAIIAYRQPITRAQIEAIRGVSCDSSLRTLVSRGLVEEVGRLEQAGRPILYGTTFQFLQYFGLKSLDDLPPLEDGGEPQGAHLLAGREDGSSTADA
- a CDS encoding TldD/PmbA family protein, which translates into the protein MKELTARALDLAQRRGATYADIRIVHTRDQRIVVKDGQVASLTEQTDRGFGVRVLVDGAWGFASSADLTADEVDRVTAQAIEIAQASGRVRERPVELGPPEVHTGRYETPVAIDPFAISLEQKIDLLLRADAEMRRAPQVRVSTASLEFIRIEKVFASTEGSYLEQVIIESGGGMECHAVGEHETQKRSYPNSFGRHQVTGGWEAIQAMDLIAHGARLGEEATALLTAPPCPDGVTTLILGPTQLALQIHESCGHPIELDRVLGTEAAFAGTSFLTMDKLGHFRYGSEVVNITADATTPGGLGTFGWDDEGVPAQRVPIVRDGIFVGYLTSRETAARLGQRSSGAMRASGWNRIPIIRMTNINLEPGTWSFEDLLADTDHGIYMEMNKSWSIDDKRLNFQFGTEVAYEVKGGKLGQLYRNALYTGITPQFWGSCDAICNVDHWNVWGTPNCGKGQPMQIAHVGHGAAPARFRNIQVGHVKA
- a CDS encoding helix-turn-helix transcriptional regulator, producing the protein MENLWVIRRRKKMTVSALAARSGVPADLIRAYERGQKTIPTDHLERFARALYVDPWDINPVSDAPPPPVRRPPRRQEAPAAERAAQPKPSKPKPKPKPKPQPAPAFRPARPSQIEHLRGLLKHLGRTEEELVEEIGKKLEDLSKREASALLARLQKEVKTQERKTPKGKRRRPYLPESVDEFELRYLTARQQSQDEMSFHLFDGSEVRGRVVGFGPYSITVGQADGTEITLNKLAIAYYQTVGESS